One window of Actinomycetota bacterium genomic DNA carries:
- a CDS encoding glycosyltransferase produces MSRDTTPIHPDKSSGSFTAHRPRDPAPPASDGPAGDATERLPAAAPVATDPGDETLERLLEQHRRFRGPRRAADSVTTGEHPTAGRVHEEPWPGRFGARLLILLNVLFTAAYLGWWSVGGHVGNPWLFVALAVAEAFTVGHLVGLWQSIWKAGVELPPPGETWFSIDVFVPTYGEPLDVLRRTVTAAVGMDGSHRTYVLDDAVRDEVRQLAVELGAEYIPRESSGGAKAGNLNHAMARTDGDLVVVFDADHVARRDFLYHLVGYFEDPDVALVQSPQCYGNAVWNPVARGAWNQQEVFYGPIKRGKYGLGAAFLCGTNAIIRRAALEQVGGFDQTTVTEDVATSLHLHRDGWSTVYFPFVLAEGEGPPTVRQYLTQQLRWAHGSISLLLSGAPLKLGLRPLQRLQYLFSTTYYFIGVITLIYLSLPLFALLAREGPFASGATTFFVFYIPHVLVTLYNLRRELQGEFGLRHMQFTFGAFPIYVKAAIAAFLGRETGFSATGAAERQGPPAVAWVTVLALVITVGAVVAAPFVAPLDVWSGVAMFWGVVNTVLLWPMTRLIVMEAFGRFHAAPAPAAVGGSPARPAAPTWVLGHFERPPLPEKVLPNYVLAMRALGYVDR; encoded by the coding sequence ATGAGTCGAGACACGACGCCGATCCACCCCGACAAGTCGTCCGGATCGTTCACCGCACACCGTCCTCGGGACCCCGCCCCACCGGCGTCGGACGGGCCCGCCGGCGACGCCACCGAGAGGTTGCCGGCGGCGGCTCCGGTCGCCACCGACCCCGGTGACGAGACGCTCGAACGTCTCCTCGAGCAGCACCGGCGCTTCCGCGGCCCGCGTCGAGCGGCGGACAGCGTCACGACGGGCGAGCACCCGACCGCGGGTCGGGTCCACGAGGAGCCTTGGCCCGGGAGGTTCGGGGCGCGTCTGCTCATCCTCCTCAACGTCCTGTTCACCGCCGCGTACCTCGGGTGGTGGTCGGTCGGTGGTCACGTCGGCAACCCGTGGCTGTTCGTCGCCCTCGCGGTCGCCGAGGCGTTCACGGTCGGCCACCTCGTCGGTCTGTGGCAGTCGATCTGGAAGGCGGGAGTGGAGCTGCCGCCGCCGGGGGAAACGTGGTTCTCCATCGACGTGTTCGTCCCCACCTACGGCGAACCGCTCGACGTCCTGCGGCGAACGGTCACCGCGGCGGTGGGGATGGACGGATCGCACCGCACGTACGTCCTTGACGACGCGGTTCGCGACGAGGTGCGCCAGCTCGCGGTCGAGCTCGGCGCCGAGTACATCCCCCGCGAGTCCTCCGGGGGCGCCAAGGCCGGCAACCTCAACCACGCGATGGCCCGTACCGATGGCGACCTCGTCGTGGTGTTCGACGCCGATCACGTCGCGCGACGCGACTTCCTCTACCACCTCGTGGGGTACTTCGAGGACCCCGACGTCGCTCTCGTCCAGAGTCCGCAGTGCTACGGCAACGCGGTCTGGAACCCCGTGGCTCGCGGGGCGTGGAACCAGCAGGAGGTCTTCTACGGCCCGATCAAGCGCGGCAAGTACGGCCTCGGCGCGGCGTTCCTCTGCGGGACCAACGCCATCATCCGGCGCGCCGCACTCGAGCAGGTCGGCGGGTTCGACCAGACCACCGTCACCGAGGACGTCGCCACCAGCCTGCACCTGCATCGCGACGGCTGGTCCACGGTGTACTTCCCGTTCGTGCTCGCCGAGGGTGAGGGCCCTCCGACCGTCCGCCAGTACCTCACTCAGCAGCTTCGCTGGGCGCACGGGTCGATCTCTCTGCTGTTGTCCGGCGCCCCGCTGAAGCTCGGGCTGCGGCCGTTGCAGCGGTTGCAGTACCTGTTCAGCACGACCTACTACTTCATCGGGGTCATCACTCTGATCTACCTGTCACTGCCCCTGTTCGCTCTGCTGGCTCGCGAGGGTCCGTTCGCGAGCGGAGCCACGACGTTCTTCGTCTTCTACATCCCCCACGTGCTCGTGACGCTGTACAACCTGCGGCGCGAGCTGCAGGGCGAGTTCGGCCTCCGCCACATGCAGTTCACGTTCGGGGCGTTCCCGATCTACGTCAAGGCGGCGATCGCGGCGTTCCTGGGGCGCGAGACGGGGTTCAGCGCGACCGGCGCGGCCGAGCGGCAGGGTCCACCTGCGGTGGCTTGGGTGACGGTCCTGGCCCTCGTGATCACCGTCGGTGCCGTCGTCGCAGCACCCTTCGTCGCTCCGCTGGACGTGTGGAGCGGCGTGGCGATGTTCTGGGGCGTTGTGAACACGGTCCTGCTCTGGCCCATGACCCGCCTGATCGTCATGGAGGCCTTCGGGCGCTTCCACGCCGCCCCGGCGCCGGCCGCGGTCGGCGGGTCCCCGGCGCGACCGGCCGCCCCGACGTGGGTGTTGGGTCACTTCGAGCGGCCGCCGCTGCCGGAGAAGGTCCTCCCGAACTACGTGCTCGCGATGCGCGCCCTCGGCTACGTGGACAGGTGA
- a CDS encoding threonylcarbamoyl-AMP synthase gives MLSEVLDATGHDRDEVVRIAAEALRRGELVVLPTDTVYGLAADAFSAEGTRAVFAAKQRGRNLPLPVLVRSPKQVNGLVTAVPEVVERIMAAYWPGPLTIVVRADPNLSWDLGDTDGTVAIRMPLDELCLDVIRAVGPLAVTSANLSGQPPATDVATAQRGLGESVAVYLDDGPRRTVRPSTIVDLTRTEPAILREGAVPESEVLAVATGELGPQDVAPIARADVATDDLDDAEPA, from the coding sequence CTGTTGAGCGAGGTACTGGACGCGACCGGTCACGACCGCGATGAGGTGGTCCGGATCGCCGCCGAGGCGCTTCGGCGTGGCGAACTCGTCGTGCTGCCTACGGATACCGTCTACGGCCTGGCCGCGGATGCCTTCTCCGCGGAGGGCACCCGGGCGGTCTTCGCAGCCAAGCAGCGCGGCCGGAACCTGCCACTTCCGGTGCTGGTCCGCAGCCCCAAGCAGGTCAACGGCCTCGTCACCGCGGTCCCGGAGGTCGTCGAACGGATCATGGCGGCGTACTGGCCCGGCCCGCTGACGATCGTCGTCCGCGCGGACCCCAACCTCTCCTGGGACCTCGGCGACACCGACGGCACGGTCGCCATCCGGATGCCTCTGGACGAGCTGTGCCTCGACGTGATCCGGGCTGTCGGCCCGCTGGCCGTGACCAGCGCGAACCTGTCCGGCCAGCCGCCGGCGACCGATGTCGCGACCGCGCAGCGTGGACTGGGTGAGAGCGTCGCGGTCTACCTCGACGACGGACCACGTCGGACCGTACGTCCCTCGACGATCGTGGATCTCACCCGGACCGAGCCCGCGATCCTCCGCGAGGGCGCGGTTCCCGAGAGCGAGGTCCTCGCCGTCGCCACGGGCGAGCTCGGACCGCAGGACGTCGCACCCATCGCACGGGCGGACGTCGCGACCGACGATCTCGACGATGCGGAGCCCGCGTGA
- the prfA gene encoding peptide chain release factor 1, translating into MFDRLDEIERAHGELERQLSDPEVLADQGRYAELAKKHAELNEIVTAYNEYRQVTDDLATARELADEYSGDDADLMAQEARQLARRQSQLEGRLRELLLPKDPNDEKDVIVEVRAGTGGDEAGLFAGELVEMYQRYADAHGWKTEVLSLSQQDIGGIKDAVFEVKGRGAYSRLKHESGVHRVQRVPKTESQGRIHTSTATVAVLPAAEEVDLEVDPGDLRIDVYRSSGPGGQSVNTTDSAVRITHLPTGLVVSCQDEKSQHQNRDKAMRILRSRLLQIEQDRQAQERADTRKGQIGTGDRSEKIRTYNFPQDRVTDHRIGLTISNLPRVMMGEIDDLIEGLQAAERMLHLQTEEVG; encoded by the coding sequence ATGTTCGACCGTCTCGATGAGATCGAGCGCGCCCACGGCGAGCTCGAGCGCCAGCTCTCCGACCCCGAGGTCCTCGCTGACCAGGGCCGGTACGCCGAGCTGGCCAAGAAGCACGCCGAGCTGAACGAGATCGTCACCGCCTACAACGAGTACCGCCAGGTGACCGACGACCTCGCCACCGCACGCGAGCTGGCGGACGAGTACTCCGGCGACGACGCCGATCTCATGGCTCAGGAAGCACGCCAGCTCGCACGGCGCCAGAGTCAGCTCGAGGGACGGCTGCGCGAGCTGCTCCTGCCCAAGGACCCCAACGACGAGAAGGACGTCATCGTCGAGGTCCGGGCAGGCACCGGTGGTGACGAGGCCGGCCTGTTCGCCGGTGAGCTGGTCGAGATGTACCAGCGCTACGCCGACGCGCACGGATGGAAGACCGAGGTGCTGTCCCTGAGCCAGCAGGACATCGGAGGGATCAAGGACGCGGTGTTCGAGGTGAAGGGTCGTGGCGCCTACAGCCGGCTCAAGCACGAATCCGGCGTCCACCGCGTGCAACGGGTCCCGAAGACCGAATCCCAGGGTCGGATCCATACCTCCACCGCGACGGTCGCCGTCCTGCCCGCCGCCGAGGAGGTCGACCTCGAGGTCGACCCAGGCGACCTCCGTATCGACGTGTACCGCTCATCCGGTCCGGGTGGACAGTCGGTGAACACCACCGACTCCGCCGTTCGGATCACCCACCTCCCCACCGGTCTCGTCGTGAGCTGCCAGGACGAGAAGAGCCAGCACCAGAACCGCGACAAGGCGATGCGCATCCTGCGCTCCCGTCTGCTCCAGATCGAGCAGGATCGCCAGGCTCAGGAGCGCGCCGACACCCGCAAGGGCCAGATCGGTACCGGCGACCGCAGCGAGAAGATCCGGACCTACAACTTCCCCCAGGACCGGGTCACCGATCACCGCATCGGGCTCACCATCTCGAACCTCCCACGGGTGATGATGGGTGAGATCGATGACCTCATCGAGGGACTCCAGGCGGCCGAACGCATGCTGCACCTGCAGACGGAGGAGGTCGGGTGA
- a CDS encoding DUF1385 domain-containing protein, with translation MAPHYYGGQAIIEGVMMRGADRWAVAVRRPDGGIYLERHAVSDFPERFPAFKKPMLRGVYALGDALTIGMKALGISANQALEDEEQQDLPTGAMGASMAVALLVFVGIFIVLPSAGTKLIGGEGLGDGAWFHLVESLARIAIFLAYLYAISFIADIRRVFQYHGAEHKTIAAWEHGEPLDPDSVNRYSTLHVRCGTNFLIMVMLLALVVYTLVGAVIPAPDTNVIGKIGYHVGLRVVLLPVIAGLAYEGLRLGARYGDNLIIRGLMKPGLWLQLLTTKEPTPDMIEVAIRAFEFVVPNEHLEGRIPPDTLDSKLVMGEDDLAEPLPPDADDLLAPESA, from the coding sequence ATGGCCCCCCACTACTACGGGGGCCAGGCCATCATCGAAGGGGTGATGATGCGCGGCGCTGACCGCTGGGCGGTCGCCGTGCGCCGGCCCGACGGCGGCATCTACCTCGAGCGGCACGCGGTCAGCGACTTCCCCGAGCGCTTCCCCGCCTTCAAGAAGCCGATGCTGCGGGGCGTGTATGCGCTCGGCGACGCGCTCACGATCGGGATGAAGGCACTGGGCATCTCGGCGAACCAGGCCCTCGAGGACGAGGAGCAGCAGGACCTGCCGACTGGTGCGATGGGCGCGTCGATGGCGGTCGCGCTCCTGGTCTTCGTGGGCATCTTCATCGTGCTGCCCTCGGCCGGCACCAAGCTGATCGGCGGCGAAGGGCTGGGTGACGGTGCGTGGTTCCACCTCGTCGAGTCGCTCGCGCGCATCGCGATATTCCTCGCCTACCTGTACGCGATCAGCTTCATCGCCGACATCCGCCGCGTGTTCCAGTACCACGGCGCGGAGCACAAGACCATCGCCGCCTGGGAGCACGGCGAACCGCTCGATCCCGATAGCGTCAACCGCTACTCCACCCTCCACGTGCGCTGCGGCACCAACTTCCTGATCATGGTGATGCTGCTGGCGCTGGTCGTCTACACGCTGGTCGGCGCCGTCATCCCTGCCCCGGACACCAACGTCATCGGCAAGATCGGCTACCACGTTGGGCTGCGGGTCGTGCTCCTTCCCGTCATCGCGGGACTGGCTTACGAGGGGCTGAGGCTCGGGGCGCGCTACGGCGACAACCTCATCATCCGTGGCCTGATGAAGCCCGGACTGTGGCTGCAGCTGCTCACTACGAAGGAGCCCACGCCCGACATGATCGAGGTCGCGATCCGGGCCTTCGAGTTCGTGGTGCCCAACGAGCACCTCGAGGGACGCATCCCGCCGGACACGCTGGACAGCAAGCTGGTGATGGGGGAGGACGATCTGGCGGAGCCACTGCCCCCGGACGCGGACGACCTGCTCGCACCCGAGAGCGCCTGA
- a CDS encoding serine hydroxymethyltransferase, with the protein MSDVTLRDFDPDIAALIEAENRREDESLRLIPSENYVSQAVLEATGSVLTNKYSEGYPGKRYYEGQAVIDQVESLAIERARSLFGVAHANVQPYSGSPANLAVYLAFLEPGDTVMGMSLPHGGHLTHGWSVSITGRWFNAVSYGVSRESGRIDFDEVRDVAKRERPKVIFCGGTAIPRTIDFAAFAEIAAEVDALLVADIAHIAGLIAGGAHPSPVGHAPVISTTTHKTLRGPRGAMLLSDEEHAKPLDRAVFPGLQGGPHNHTTAAIAVALKEAATAEFRDYAHAIVANSKALADGLLEGGFVLVSGGSDNHLILADLTDKGIGGKPAAQALDRAGIVCNYNTVPFDPRKPFDPSGIRLGTPAVTSRGMGTDEMRTLAGWIDEVVEAAKREDEDTVTRVRGEVLELTRSFPAPGLRLGETTG; encoded by the coding sequence GTGTCCGATGTGACTCTGCGTGACTTCGACCCGGACATCGCGGCGCTCATCGAGGCGGAGAACCGCCGTGAGGACGAGTCGCTCCGGCTCATCCCCTCCGAGAACTACGTGTCGCAGGCGGTGCTCGAAGCCACCGGCTCCGTGCTCACGAACAAGTACTCCGAGGGCTACCCCGGCAAGCGCTACTACGAGGGCCAGGCCGTCATCGACCAGGTCGAATCGCTCGCCATCGAGCGCGCGAGGTCGCTGTTCGGGGTCGCGCACGCGAACGTGCAGCCCTACTCGGGGTCACCGGCGAACCTCGCCGTCTACCTCGCGTTCCTCGAGCCCGGGGACACCGTGATGGGCATGTCGCTGCCACACGGCGGCCACCTCACGCACGGGTGGAGCGTGTCGATCACGGGTCGGTGGTTCAACGCGGTCAGCTACGGCGTCTCCCGCGAGAGCGGCCGCATCGACTTCGACGAGGTCCGCGACGTCGCCAAGCGCGAACGCCCCAAGGTCATCTTCTGCGGCGGCACGGCCATCCCCCGGACCATCGACTTCGCTGCCTTCGCCGAGATCGCCGCCGAGGTCGATGCCCTCCTCGTCGCCGACATCGCCCACATCGCGGGGCTCATCGCCGGCGGCGCGCACCCGAGCCCGGTCGGGCACGCGCCCGTCATCTCGACGACGACCCACAAGACGCTGCGTGGCCCGCGCGGGGCGATGTTGCTGTCGGACGAGGAGCACGCCAAGCCGCTCGATCGCGCGGTCTTCCCCGGTCTGCAGGGAGGCCCCCACAACCACACCACCGCGGCGATCGCGGTCGCGCTGAAGGAGGCGGCCACGGCGGAGTTCCGCGACTACGCGCACGCGATCGTCGCGAACTCGAAGGCCCTGGCGGATGGCCTGCTCGAGGGCGGGTTCGTGCTCGTCTCGGGAGGCAGCGACAACCACCTGATCCTCGCCGATCTGACCGACAAGGGCATCGGTGGCAAGCCGGCGGCGCAGGCCCTCGACCGGGCCGGGATCGTGTGCAACTACAACACCGTCCCCTTCGACCCGCGCAAGCCCTTCGATCCCTCCGGCATCCGGCTCGGGACGCCCGCCGTGACGAGTCGGGGGATGGGCACCGACGAGATGCGGACGCTCGCGGGGTGGATCGACGAGGTCGTCGAGGCCGCCAAGCGTGAGGACGAGGACACCGTCACGCGGGTGCGGGGCGAGGTCCTCGAACTCACGCGCAGCTTCCCGGCACCCGGTCTCCGGTTGGGCGAGACGACCGGGTGA
- a CDS encoding glycoside hydrolase, which yields MTRRTTVITALTLIAVAAAVVFTATRGDRNMSMPEEVDDVGEVDESDDANAGDVDDADDIHDADDADEDAGAAAALAAARAFLDRYVADDGRVVRHDQGGDTVSEGQAYALLLAVAVEDERMFRTVWDWTRANLVGPDGLLAAHWNDGGVVDDDAATDADLDAAHALVLAGDRFGEPAFSAAAVELASAIAAHEIQRVGDRHLLLPGPWARGAEPVVFNPSYVSPLAFDALGAASGDPIWDALRADSFELLDHLMAPPAALPPDWAEATADVVTAAPVPGDDGPPRYGYEAVRVPIRLAADRDGPGSDLAARLWPFLEQRVRQGLVDVYALDGSPLGEAPHPVALVAAAAAARAAGDDGAVHDVLDAAAALDEERPSYYGAAWVALGRVLLTTDLLDPH from the coding sequence GTGACCCGGAGAACGACGGTCATCACCGCGTTGACCCTGATCGCCGTGGCCGCCGCGGTCGTGTTCACGGCCACGCGTGGTGATCGGAACATGTCGATGCCCGAGGAGGTAGACGACGTCGGCGAGGTCGACGAGTCCGATGACGCCAACGCGGGTGACGTCGATGACGCCGATGATATCCACGACGCCGATGACGCGGACGAGGACGCCGGGGCGGCTGCGGCGCTCGCCGCCGCCCGCGCCTTCCTGGACCGCTACGTCGCCGACGACGGTCGCGTCGTACGCCACGACCAGGGTGGTGACACCGTCAGTGAGGGCCAAGCTTACGCGCTGCTCTTGGCCGTCGCGGTGGAGGACGAGCGGATGTTCCGCACGGTGTGGGACTGGACCCGCGCCAACCTCGTGGGTCCGGACGGACTCCTCGCGGCACACTGGAACGACGGGGGTGTGGTGGACGACGATGCAGCTACCGACGCCGATCTCGATGCAGCGCACGCGCTGGTGCTGGCGGGGGACCGGTTCGGCGAACCCGCGTTCTCGGCCGCAGCGGTGGAGCTAGCCAGCGCGATCGCGGCGCACGAGATCCAACGGGTCGGGGACCGTCACCTCCTGCTGCCCGGGCCGTGGGCGCGCGGTGCCGAGCCGGTCGTGTTCAACCCCAGCTACGTGTCGCCCCTGGCTTTCGATGCCCTCGGTGCCGCGTCGGGCGACCCGATCTGGGATGCGCTGCGCGCCGACTCGTTCGAGCTCCTCGATCACCTGATGGCGCCCCCCGCGGCGCTGCCTCCGGACTGGGCCGAGGCGACCGCCGATGTCGTCACGGCTGCGCCGGTGCCGGGCGACGACGGCCCTCCCCGCTACGGCTACGAGGCGGTCCGGGTTCCCATCCGCCTCGCGGCGGATCGCGACGGTCCCGGGTCCGACCTCGCGGCCCGGCTGTGGCCGTTCCTCGAGCAGCGGGTTCGCCAGGGTCTCGTCGACGTCTACGCCCTCGACGGCAGCCCCCTCGGCGAGGCGCCACATCCAGTGGCTCTCGTGGCGGCCGCAGCGGCCGCACGTGCCGCCGGCGACGACGGTGCCGTCCACGACGTCCTGGATGCCGCCGCCGCTCTGGACGAGGAGCGGCCCTCCTACTACGGGGCCGCGTGGGTGGCGCTCGGGCGCGTGCTGCTCACCACCGACCTGCTGGACCCGCACTGA
- the prmC gene encoding peptide chain release factor N(5)-glutamine methyltransferase, whose product MNAGVTRPTSAGPSLQDLLSRHRVALAAAGVPSPDADARWLAQHVLGREALRSSRPVPVQAAARLAALVEQRCRRVPLQHLIGSTGFRHVQLSVRPGVFVPRPETEIVTGHAIELLASAAGSTRTAVDACTGSGAIAVCLATELDGVRVVATDSSADAVALCRHNVASLRTDFGSGSEAEVVLGHLLEGVDPELEGHLDLLVSNPPYLGVAELDALDPEVRLHDPPAALAAGPDGYELVIELLELASTWLRPGGAVVLEIAHGRGAEAAERARAVGMGEVEVHPDLSGRERVLVARRTC is encoded by the coding sequence GTGAACGCCGGTGTCACGCGGCCGACCTCCGCCGGTCCGAGCCTGCAGGATCTGCTCTCCCGCCACCGTGTCGCGCTCGCGGCCGCAGGGGTGCCCTCGCCTGATGCCGATGCGCGCTGGCTCGCCCAACACGTCCTCGGCCGAGAGGCGCTGCGGTCATCACGGCCGGTGCCGGTCCAGGCGGCGGCCCGGCTGGCGGCGCTCGTCGAACAGCGCTGTCGGCGGGTTCCGTTGCAGCACCTGATCGGCTCCACGGGGTTCCGTCACGTGCAGCTCAGCGTGCGGCCAGGTGTGTTCGTGCCGCGCCCCGAGACCGAGATCGTCACCGGCCACGCAATCGAGCTGCTCGCGTCGGCGGCCGGATCGACCCGTACCGCGGTCGACGCCTGCACCGGGAGCGGGGCGATCGCCGTCTGCCTCGCCACCGAACTCGACGGTGTGCGGGTTGTGGCCACCGACAGCTCCGCGGACGCGGTGGCGCTGTGCCGACACAACGTCGCCTCACTGCGCACGGACTTCGGATCGGGGTCGGAGGCCGAGGTCGTCCTCGGGCACCTGCTCGAGGGCGTGGACCCCGAGCTGGAGGGTCACCTCGACCTGCTCGTGTCCAACCCGCCGTACCTCGGCGTCGCCGAGCTCGACGCCCTCGATCCCGAGGTACGACTGCACGACCCCCCTGCCGCGCTCGCCGCGGGTCCGGACGGCTACGAGCTCGTCATCGAGCTGCTCGAGCTCGCTTCGACGTGGCTACGGCCCGGTGGCGCGGTCGTCCTCGAGATCGCCCACGGTCGCGGCGCCGAGGCGGCGGAGCGCGCACGTGCCGTCGGCATGGGCGAGGTCGAGGTGCACCCGGACCTGTCTGGGCGAGAGCGTGTCCTCGTCGCCAGGAGGACCTGTTGA